A stretch of DNA from Oncorhynchus keta strain PuntledgeMale-10-30-2019 chromosome 17, Oket_V2, whole genome shotgun sequence:
acctgtcaggtaggacgcaatccaagcgtgggccgcgccggagatgcccaactcggagagggtggagaggaggatctgatggttcacagtatcgaaggcagccgataggtctagaaggatgagagcagaggagagagagttagctttagcggtgcggagcgcctccgtgatacagagaagagcagtctcagttgaatgactagtcttgaaacctgactgatttggatcaagaaggtcattctgagagagatagcgggagagctggccaaggacggcacgttcaagagttttggagagaaaagaaagaagggatactggtctgtagttgttgacatcggagggatcgagtgcaggttttttcagaaggggtgcaactctcgctctcttgaagacggaagggacgtctggttaaagtgactatgcatatgtgATAAACAGAGGAGCAGCAGTGTTAAATagggtttgggggggggggggacacaatgcaaatagtacgggtagccatttgattacctgttcaggagtaaaagctgttgagaagaCTTGGCACTCCGTTACTGTTTGCCATGCGGTCGTAGAGAAAACTATGACTGGGGTGGGTGGGGTCTTTGAAAAtgtttaggaccttcctctgacaccgcctggtgaagaggtcctggatggcaggcagcttagccccagtgatgtattgggccgtatgcagagcagttgccgtaccaggcagtgatgcaaccagtatgACCCATGCCAATTATTTTTTGTTTCCtgggggggaataggctttgtcgtgccctctttacgactgtcttggtgtgtttggacagcCCCgccaatgagaatgggggcgtgctcagtcctccttttcctgtagtccacaatcatctccttagtcttgcttacattgagggataggttgttattctggcaccacccggtcaggtctctgacctccaccctataggctgtctcgtcattgtcggtgatcaggcctaccactgttatgtcgtctgcaaacttaaagatggtgttggagtcgtgcctgatcatgcagtcatgagtgaacagggagtacaggaggggactgagcacgcatccctgagaggcccctgtgttgaggatcagcgtggcggatgtgttgttacctacccttaccacctggggggtggcccctcaggaagtccagggtccagtttcagagggaggtgtttagtcccagggtcctttgcttattgatgagctttgagggcactatggtgatgaatgctgagctatagtcaatgaatggCATGTCCAAGTTGGGAAaatgcagtgtggagtgcaaaagagattgcatcatctgtggatctgttgggacagTATGCAAACCggagtgtgtctagggtttctgggataatggtgttgatgtgagccatgaccagcctttcaaagcacttcattggctatagatgtgagtgttacgggtcggtagtcatttaggcaggttaccttagtgtttttgggcacaggcactatggtggtctgcttaaaacatgttggtattacagactcggacagggagaggttgaaaatgtcagtgaagacacttgccagttggtcagcgcatgctcgcagtacatgtcctggtaatctgtctggccctgcggccttgtgaatgttgacctgtttaaaggtcttactcgcatcagctgtggagagagtgatcacacagtcgtccggaacagctggtgctctcatacatGTTTCAGTGGCAGAGGAAAAAAGCAGATCACCAGTATGGGACTATTACATGGAATTGGCATCAGGGAAAGCAAGGCGTCTTATTTGTGATAAAGTTGTAAGCATGGGGTCAGCAACAGCTAAATCAAAAAATACCACCAACCTGTAGAATCACCTTAAGAACACCCATCCAAAAGCccatattatattaagttaaaataaaagtgttcattcagtattgttgcaattgtcattattacaaaaatgtgtgtgtgtacatatacatatatactcgTTTTAAaaatcgaccgattaatcggtatcggcttttttttggtcctccaataatcggtatcggcgttgaaaaatcataatcggttgacctctagtttAATTCAACAtatgttctcttttcgactcacTCTGTATATTTGCatatctccttagctatcatactctgcttccacTGGACATTCTACTGAACTCAGTCCTCCTCTataatgttatagacagaagcagactacatggcagaccaatccaaactcatctctggGCATGtccagccaatcatggctagaggGAAGGTTCCTGGCTTTTTCCATGGCTCGTATTTTATtcctatttacagatggcataaacATTTGTTATTAAAGggacatgaaagttcacatgttccagaacaCATTTCTGCCAACAAAAATAAAAGTTTAGTTCAAATGCCTCCTGTGAAGTAATGACGCTTGACATAGggctagtttcctgaaacgagtcacatttaGGCAAGTTCGCTGGttcattgatttatcctgcattATAATATAGGCTACCCCTATCTAGTCCCTTCAGCTTAGCGCAAAACATTTTATGATGCAAAACATAGCAACTGTCTGGGTCTTCACAAATAATGGATCAGTTGTTGGAAAACACCTCTTCAGTTCAACTCCACATCTTCTAAAATGTGTGCTGTGATGAGTGCGCCCTGCACTGAGGGCAGataagaagaggaagaagaggtccTCCTCCTCACACTCAGACAGGTGTGCCCAGTGACAGGTGCAGCTCTCCCGTCCTGGTGCCTCTCTGTGCTGGGTCACTGCCCAGATGCGAGAGCCATGAGAGAAGCAGTATGTGTAAGAGGTTGTAGTAGTTATACGACCTGCATGCCCAGCTGCTGAGCAGTGTCCTGTAGCATCACAGTGTCCTCCCCTGCCTGAGACGGGTCAACACTagtcagaacatagaatacccCATCCCCCTGATCCCACACCCCACCCAACAGCACCCCTCTCATCTCCACCTGTACGTCCGTGAAGTGTGCTACCGCCCTGGCATCCTCCTCGTCTTCTCCAGGCCCCAAGCTATCTGTCTGGGAAgcgtcctctccctcctccccctctggtctctctctcatcagttgCTCTGTCAGCTCCATGCTCTCATAGCGAATCAGCTGCAGACGCATAAAGCCGTCCTCGTGTTTCTTatacctgggagagagagggaagagagaaacaaTACTTAGCCACAAGACCAAAATGATGATCCAAATAGGCTCAGACTTTCTCATTCATTCCCATTCACCCACTAATGATTCTGGAGCCAAACTACTTATATAGAATGAGATCTTACCAATGCAGACTATCTCAACCACATGCACTTTCAAATTGGTTGTCCTAGTATCCTGGCTATAAATGTTCTCTTTGCCATGTTGAATGGCTCAGTAGTTGGTACCTGAATCGTGGGTGTCCAGAGGGCCATTTGAACTGGTGCTTCTTGCGGAGGTGGGCAGTGAGGTTGTTTCCCCTAGTGAAGCACTGCTCACAGACATGACACTTGTAGCGAGCCACAAAATCTCCCTGAGTTGTCAACACAAAAGGTAAACATCTTCAAATAGAGTTTAGGCTTTGAGCGCATACATTATAGTTGTCTTTACATGGCTGACTTGCACAACAGGGCTTCAAATAGTTATTTTCAGCATGGTTCCAGCAAACTATGGTGGATGCATAACTAGGCCTGTCCAGTATAGCTTAGCTTGGCTCAGCAGAGTGAAAAGTATAAAAATgttgacatctccctctctcacctcatgTACGTTCTTGTAGTGGTTCTTGATGGAGTGCAGTGAGCGTGTGGTGTAGTCACAGTTAGTGAGGTCACAGCGGTAGGCCGGCTCAGTGCTGTGGGTGTCCAGGTGTTTACGAAGGTCGATAAGGTTTTTacagctgacacacacaccacaggaaaGATGGGTTATGATGGGTCACCTTTTACTAACATTCAGGCAATTGTTAACACTTGACCACACTAAACAGGTACTTCTTAAACATAATTTATTTCCTTTTATAATAAAGTATGGACATCATCTCTGTCAAAGAGGGATAGTGTTGGCTTATCATATAGACCGGGAGTCCTGGGTATTACTTTAGTATCTACCTAACCTACCTGTACTCGCAGTATTCACAGCTGTAAGGCTTCTCGTTGCTGTGGCGGAACTTGACGTGGTTCCGCAGCGATGAGCaatctgcgctgtgctcttgcagtcatctttacAGGATGGCCACTcttagggagagtagcaacagtgctgaactttctccattttcagacaacaacaaaaaaggcatGCACTGATTCTCACACACAAGCctggcatcattcacaagtgataatgtaatcattcacaagtgatatgataatattgtcacccatcagactgttcttgatctaatcttgtctttacatacagtggggagaacaagtatttgataacctgcaaaatcagcagtgtttcctacaaagcatgtagaggtctgtaatttttatcataggtacacttcaactgtgagagacggaatctaaaacaaaaatccagaaaatcacactatgatttttaagtaattaatttgcattttattgcatgacataagtatctgatacatcagaaaagcataacttaatatttggtacagaaacctgtgtttgcaattacagaaatcatacgtttcctgtagttcttgaccaggtttgcacacactgcagcagggattttggcccactggtcattttacaacattaacaatgtctacactatatttatgatcaatttgatgttattttaatggacagaaaaatgtgcttttctttcaaaaacaagaatttGTAAGTGACCCCActttgtaacgtaacaaagtggaaaaagtcaaagggtgtggatactttccgaatgcactgtaaacagTGTACATCATGACGGTCTTCCATAATTATGGGATAATAATGTTGACCGAACCCTGTGAGTTTATATTTGGAATTTCGTAGTCACAAATTGAAATTCATGTCTCTTGTTTGTTTTCTGTCACTAGGAGCACAGTTGTATATGGAAAGAATGTGGGTTCTGTTCTGTGGAGAGTGCTGAGGAGTTGAAGCGCCACGTCTATTTCCACTGTTACCACACCAAGCTGAAGCAGTGGGGCCGGGGGGTACTCAAGGCCCAGCCCAGCCTCGGCACCTGCACCATTGGCCTCCACAACCGCAACATCGTGCCTGACATCACAGACAACTTAATCTGCCAGTGGGACCAATGTGAGGTGAGACGCTGTTAGTGTGGGTCATATCTAGCTTAGATGTGAAGCTTGTGGACAGACATAGCATTAAGCCAGGCATAGACAAGGAACatgcacagaacacacacagctcTTTTCTTTTAGATGGGTTTAGGTTCTATTCAAGTGGATGAAGCACATCAGGTTAAGTGGGGAAGTTATCAGATCATGTACTTTTGTTGGTCTTACTCTCATAGTAACGGTCTTTGACAATAACACGTCtttttgtatgtgtgtttgcAGCAACCCTCTCTGGTCAACCCAGAGTGGTTCTACCGCCATGTGGAGATGCACAGCATGTGTATGGACGTACCCTCTGCTGAGAATGATACATTGGTGTGCTGTGGCTGGAAGGGTGAGTCCACTGACCCCTGTCAAGATGGTAGTATAGAAAGTAGCAGCTTACAACTATTCAGGAGAAACCACTGAGTCTTTCAGTTGGTGTGTAGTTTTTTATTATCTTGGCATTGACTGTGGATGAAATCGGTAAGAGCAGGGTTGGCCTATAACTGGCTGTAATGATACCTGGAACCAGAGTGAATACCACAACTGAGAATATCAACTGTACTTATTTTCCCCTGACTTTTCTTCAGACTGCGAGGCCAGGTTTAAAGGGCGTTTTAAGCTGCGGGAGCACCTGTGGAGCCACACTGGGGAGAAGGTGGTGGCCTGCCCAATCTGTGGAGGGATGTTTGCCAACAGCACCAAGTTCTTTGACCACATCAGATGGCAGACCACAATCGAGGGTGAGAGGGGAAGGTCAGGGGTGGATTGGATTAATGGCTTTGCTAACATTGTGGAGTATAACCCAATAACATATTTACTACCTAATGACTGTCTCGTACCTCTCGTAGGTCAGAGGTTCCAGTGCTCCCACTGCTCCAAGCGCTTTGCAACGGAGAGACTACTGAGGGACCACATGAGGAATCATGGTCAGTCCCTTGAACTCCCTTCTTTGTATtttcgatccctccgatgtcaacaactacagaccagtatcccttctctcttttctctccaaaactcttgagcgtgccgtccttagccagctctaccgctatctctctcagaatgaccttcttgatccaaatcagtcaggtttcaagactagtcattcaactgagactgctcttctctgtatcacggaggcgctccgcactgctaaagctaactctctctcctctgctctcatccttctagacctatcggctgccttcgatactgtgaaccatcagatcctcctctccaccctctccgagttgggcatctccggcgcggcccacgcttggattgcgtcctacctgacaggtcgctcctaccaggtggcgtggcgagaatctgtctcctcaccacgcgctctcaccactggtgtcccccagggctctgttctaggccctctcttattctcgctatacaccaagtcacttggctctgtcataacctcacatggtctctcctatcattgctatgcagacgacacacaattaatcttctcctttcccccttctgatgaccaggtggcgaatcgcatctctgcatgtctggcagacatatcagtgtggatgacggatcaccacctcaagctgaacctcagcaagacggagctcctcttcctcccggggaaggactgcccgttccatgatctcgccatcacggttgacaactccattgtgtcctcctcccagagcgctaagaaccttggcgtgatcctggacaacaccctgtcgttctcaactaacatcaaggcggtgtcccgttcctgtaggttcatgctctacaacatccgcagagtacgaccctgcctcacacaggaagcggcgcaggtcctaatccaggcacttgtcatctcccgtcttgattactgcaactcgctgttggctgggctccctgcctgtgccattaaacccctacaactcatccagaacgccgcagcccgtctggtgttcaaccttcccaagttctctcacgtcaccccgctcctccgctctctccactggcttccagttgaagctcgcatccgctacaagaccatggtgcttgcctacggagctgtgaggggaacggcacctcagtacctccaggctctgatcaggccctacacccaaacaagggcactgcgttcatccacctctggctctctcgcctccctaccactgaggaagtacagttcccgctcagcccagtcaaaactgttcgctgctctggccccccaatggtggaacaaactccctcacgacgccaggacagcggagtcaatcaccaccttccggagacacctgaaaccccacctcttcaaggaatacctaggatagggtaagtaatccttctcacccccctaaaaagatttagatgcactattgtaaagtgactattctactggatgtcataaggtgaatgcaccaatttgtaagtcgctctggataagagcgtctgctaaatgacttaaatgtaaatgtaaaatgtaaaatttTCACGTTGATCTATCGTTTGCTATGTAATCATAGTCATGAGTTTTGCTCCCAcagtagctaagaaagtaatactaagtgtatgttgtgtagtaagctgttagtaaccCATGTGCCTCACCATTATAATGTGGTCTATTTTCACCGACGGAGGTATTGTAAACATATCGTTCCTGGTCGGCGTGTTCTTGTTTTCTAACTTTTTcagtacagctttgacagtgctactgatagtagtaatcaaatcaaatcaaatgtatttatataacccttcttacatcagctgatatctcaaagtgctgtacagaaacccagcctaaaaccccaaacagcaagcaatgcaggtgtagaagcacggtggctaggaaaaactccctagaaaggcccaattgtccctagaatttctaagcaaacagctggagtcagggctttctcctatagagcttcaTTTTTATGGAAGGCTCTGCCTACCCATGTGGGTGCTTggcttgcacgtgcaaattcagcacacacaacattctataatagaattgtgttatttgacgtgtcaaatgaAAAGCTTATTTAACGCGTCAAATAGTGTTATGATGTGTATCTTTTTTTTTGAcacacaaagacccaaacggcgtccaaagtgcctcaccctaataatttagTTTATTTTCACCTATTAATTTAGccttatttttttgtttgttgtcccaccaagatttacatgctaaaattgccactgcctctgctgcagaggataagttcattagttaccagcctccgaaattgcagcccaaataaatgcttcacagagttcaagtaacagacacatctcaaaatcaactgttcagaggagactgcatgaatcaggccttcatggtcgaattgctgcaaagattCCACTACTAAaggctaaaggacaccaataagaagattacttgcttgggccaagaaacacgagcaatggaaattagaccagtggaaatctgtcctttggtctgatgagtccaaatggagatttttggttccaacagccgtgtctttgtgagacgcagagtaggtgaacggatgacctctgcatgtgtggttcccaccatgaagcactggaggaggtgtgatggtgtgggggtgctttgctggtgacactgtcagtgatttatttacaattcaaggcacacttaacaagcatggctaccacagcattctgcagcgatacgccatcccatctggtttgcacttagtcccactatcatttgtttttcaataggacaggacacctccaggctgtgtaagggcaatttgaccaagaagaagtgatggagtgctgcatcagatgatctggcctacacaatcactcgacctcaacccaattgagatggtttgggttgagttgaaccgcagagtgaaggaaaagcagacaaaAAGTACtaagcatatgtgagaactccttcaagagtgttggaaaagcattgcaTTCCCTCTTCTCCAAATCTCAGTCCAGTCCAACATCTGCATCTCATTTGAGCTTCATTTGAATATGATGACGGTTTATTTAATTTAAGTAACTAAGCCATCTGACTGACATCTGATAGACAAATAAATGCAACTTTGAAAAACACATCTCCACACCTGATCCCATCTACTCAGCTCACTTGcctcccattggaaacgacaggatATGGTCTATCTTGGgtagttaaaaaatatatttgcttCTAAAGAGCTAGTTGCTCTGCAGTGCAATCTAGCTTGACTTGAGGAAAAAGTaacaaaataaaacatgtttattATCACCTGAAACAATATATTTATCATGTCttgaattaaaatatattttacaatcTCCCAAAATAAATGTGATATCTGAGGAGGGACGGTCTCCTCACACTGAGTACAGTGGTTGGcggtattttttatttatttaacctttaactaggcaaataTTGCACCATAACGTTGGATGCCAACCGCTGATAAACCTCACCGAAGAAGAACTCAATCTTGCGTTATTAACGCTACGCTCACAGGGTTAATTAAGCAAAGCTTTGCCCACGAGACTCCGTGAAGACGACGTACGGCGAAATGAAGTACGTCACGACGTAAACCGGGCATTTTTTCCTGTTTCGAAACCTGTCGCCCGCATCATGGCCGCAGTACGCAGCCTACGGGTTTCGGTGAAGTCAGACTGCTCAGAGTCGGATTCAGACGGAGATGCCCGCGAATTTGAACcgatggaggtggaggagggcgAACTCGAGGTAGAGGACATCCCCGTTAACCTGTCCTTGAATGACGTGCTGCCGGTGAGTAAAAGTTTTACGAGGCCGCGGGCTCGCGTACCTTCTGGGCCTACGGATAGTGTCTGGTTATTGGGGAGCTCAATGAGCTACTGTAGCAAGACGGCCAAGTAGATAACGCTAGCCACTGTATAACTAGTCAATATCCTCGCTTTCAGTACCCATGTTTTTAGCTAGCAGCCAACTTGCAAGCTACAGTATACTTGTTGATTTTTAAGCGGTAGCAAACTAACGTTAACTTTACATACATATGACGAACTATGCGGGACACATTTTCTGATTATTATATtttagtataataataataatgatattatatattattacatttGTAGTcggtccaaatgattagccaagcaagggaagttttCAATTTAAACCTTCAGCC
This window harbors:
- the LOC118396207 gene encoding histone H4 transcription factor-like, translating into MIADCSSLRNHVKFRHSNEKPYSCEYCEYSCKNLIDLRKHLDTHSTEPAYRCDLTNCDYTTRSLHSIKNHYKNVHEGDFVARYKCHVCEQCFTRGNNLTAHLRKKHQFKWPSGHPRFRYKKHEDGFMRLQLIRYESMELTEQLMRERPEGEEGEDASQTDSLGPGEDEEDARAVAHFTDVQVEMRGVLLGGVWDQGDGVFYVLTSVDPSQAGEDTVMLQDTAQQLGMQVV
- the LOC118396208 gene encoding histone H4 transcription factor-like; translation: MHSMCMDVPSAENDTLVCCGWKDCEARFKGRFKLREHLWSHTGEKVVACPICGGMFANSTKFFDHIRWQTTIEGQRFQCSHCSKRFATERLLRDHMRNHGQSLELPSLYFRSLRCQQLQTSIPSLFSLQNS